A genomic segment from Danio aesculapii chromosome 17, fDanAes4.1, whole genome shotgun sequence encodes:
- the sccpdha.1 gene encoding saccharopine dehydrogenase a, tandem duplicate 1 produces MTAFSTSPGRPYHIIIFGASGFTGQFVVEEVSRCASEGPKGSLKWAVAGRSKSKLEKVIEQAAANLSKPELKTEVDIIVADVSDQESLAAMCKQAVIVLSCVGPYRFFGEPVVKSCVENGAHCLDISGEPQFLEGMQLNYHDQAAEKGVYIVGSCGFDSIPADMGIIYTRDQFKGTLTAVDSFLTLGSGPEGGCLNDGTWQSAIYGLADKGKLKSLRKKFGHKPLPVVGPKIKRRGLLFYSNEVQQYAIPFIGTDPSVVKRTQRYLHEELNDTPVQYGAYAGIGGISNVFKFLIVGFMFWLLVLCSCGRKLLIKYPGFFSFGLFSTEGPTKKQIEDASFHIIFFGDGYNEGHDPSKGKPNGKIRTEVKGPEAGYVTTPIAMVQAAITMLNEPDSLPQTGGVYTPGATFVKTTLIKRLHKHGIEFSVI; encoded by the exons ATGACGGCGTTCAGCACCTCACCCGGCAGACCCTACCACATTATCATCTTCGGCGCTTCGGGCTTTACCGGACAGTTCGTGGTGGAGGAAGTGTCCCGCTGCGCGTCCGAGGGTCCCAAGGGGAGTTTGAAGTGGGCCGTCGCGGGCAGGAGCAAAAGCAAACTGGAGAAAGTTATCGAGCAAGCCGCTGCAAATCTCA GTAAGCCAGAGCTGAAGACTGAGGTGGATATTATAGTTGCAGATGTCAGTGATCAGGAGTCACTGGCTGCCATGTGCAAACAGGCTGTCATTGTGCTCAGCTGTGTTGGGCCT tatagatTTTTCGGTGAACCTGTTGTGAAGTCTTGTGTGGAGAATGGAGCTCATTGCCTTGATATCTCTGGAGAACCACAG TTTCTGGAGGGGATGCAGCTAAACTACCATGACCAGGCTGCTGAAAAGGGGGTCTACATTGTGGGAAGCTGTGGTTTCGACTCCATTCCTGCAGACATGGGTATCATTTACACCCGCGACCAGTTTAAAG gGACACTGACAGCAGTTGACAGCTTTCTGACTCTAGGCTCAGGCCCAGAG GGAGGCTGCCTTAATGATGGTACCTGGCAGTCTGCCATCTATGGTTTAGCCGACAAGGGCAAGTTGAAAAGCCTCAGGAAGAAGTTTGGTCACAAGCCTCTTCCTGTGGTCGGGCCAAAAATCAAACGGAG GGGTTTGCTGTTTTACAGTAATGAGGTACAGCAGTATGCAATTCCCTTCATTGGCACAGATCCATCAGTGGTGAAAAGGACCCAGCGTTACCTGCATGAAGAACTCAATGACACTCCG GTTCAGTACGGGGCATACGCTGGTATTGGTGGGATTTCCAACGTTTTTAAATTTCTCATCGTTGGATTTATGTTCTGGTTGCTTGTGTTGTGCAGTTGTGGAAGAAAACTCCTCATTAAG TATCCAGGGTTCTTCTCATTCGGCCTCTTCTCCACGGAGGGTCCTACTAAAAAACAG ATCGAGGACGCTTCTTTCCACATAATCTTTTTTGGAGACGGTTACAACGAAGGCCATGACCCCAGCAAGGGCAAACCCAATGGCAAGATCCGTACTGAGGTTAAAGGACCAG AGGCAGGATATGTCACCACACCAATCGCTATGGTTCAAGCAGCCATTACTATGTTGAATGAACCAGATTCCCTTCCACAAAC TGGCGGTGTGTACACTCCAGGAGCAACATTCGTCAAGACCACCCTCATCAAACGCCTCCACAAACACGGCATTGAGTTCTCTGTCATTTAA